A genomic window from Desulfurella sp. includes:
- a CDS encoding glycosyltransferase family 4 protein, which produces MNILQIEPAFSLSGGANQVVLNTKELIKRNHRVFVATIKDSYVYKNLNGYCEIIEIFDDNNRSAKIIKDFLKKQDIDIIHTHHPKGHAIGLKSVGFRKKEKLVVQRGVIFTPQNLFKYLNPKIDAYIANAMAVERSLRKIFISKKKIHIIYSAIDQNSLEYIDRKAARQYLGLDGFVFGIIANYSSYKGHDLLLESFAVSKLNATLAIIGKDTHNLLDKCKMLGISDRVKIYGLVENAGRFMSAFDYLVVPSLKEALSNVIIEAFFRKVPVIGTNIGAIPELLEDHRGILVEPTKKSLSDGLIKAYIGKDSNLINNAYKFATEHLTIEKKIDKLESLYERLILK; this is translated from the coding sequence ATGAATATATTGCAAATAGAACCAGCATTTTCTCTTTCTGGTGGGGCAAATCAGGTTGTATTAAATACTAAAGAGCTCATAAAGCGAAACCATAGAGTTTTTGTAGCAACAATTAAAGATTCTTATGTTTACAAAAATCTTAATGGATATTGCGAAATTATAGAGATTTTTGATGATAATAACAGATCTGCAAAAATCATAAAGGATTTTTTAAAAAAGCAAGACATTGATATAATTCATACACACCACCCAAAAGGTCATGCAATAGGTTTAAAATCTGTTGGATTTAGGAAAAAAGAAAAACTAGTTGTCCAACGCGGTGTTATTTTTACGCCACAAAATTTATTCAAATATCTAAACCCAAAAATTGATGCGTATATTGCAAATGCTATGGCAGTTGAACGCTCACTAAGAAAGATTTTTATAAGTAAAAAAAAGATTCATATAATCTATAGCGCCATAGATCAAAACTCACTTGAATATATAGATAGAAAAGCTGCAAGGCAATATCTTGGTTTAGATGGTTTTGTATTTGGTATTATTGCAAATTATTCAAGCTACAAAGGCCATGATTTGCTTCTTGAATCTTTTGCTGTTTCAAAATTAAATGCCACACTTGCAATAATTGGCAAAGATACACACAATCTTTTAGATAAATGCAAAATGCTTGGTATATCAGACAGAGTAAAAATATATGGTCTTGTTGAAAATGCAGGACGCTTTATGAGCGCGTTTGATTACCTGGTTGTACCATCTTTAAAAGAAGCTCTATCTAATGTTATAATAGAAGCATTTTTTAGAAAAGTACCGGTTATTGGTACAAATATTGGTGCTATACCAGAACTACTCGAAGACCACAGAGGAATTTTGGTTGAGCCTACAAAAAAAAGCTTATCAGATGGCTTAATTAAAGCCTATATTGGCAAAGATAGCAATTTGATAAATAATGCTTATAAATTTGCAACAGAACATTTGACAATAGAAAAAAAAATAGATAAATTGGAAAGCTTGTATGAAAGGCTTATTTTAAAATGA
- the mobB gene encoding molybdopterin-guanine dinucleotide biosynthesis protein B has product MSYVLGVIGHSNVGKTTLIEHIIAELKKENKLVGAIKHDAHDFEIDHKGKDTYRLKSAGASCVAISSQNKWALIQDVDKEKALKEILSFFDYCDYVFVEGYKLEDIPKIEVYRSEFSYTPLVQSGIENVILVVTDEPQRHFGVPTRYIDDYKGIVEFIKHHEHVSKMKK; this is encoded by the coding sequence ATGAGTTATGTGTTAGGCGTAATTGGACATTCTAATGTGGGAAAAACCACTTTAATAGAGCATATTATAGCTGAGCTTAAAAAAGAAAATAAATTGGTAGGAGCTATAAAGCATGATGCGCATGATTTTGAGATAGATCATAAGGGTAAAGATACATATAGATTGAAATCGGCTGGGGCAAGTTGTGTTGCTATATCTTCTCAAAATAAATGGGCATTAATTCAAGATGTTGATAAAGAAAAAGCGCTCAAAGAGATTCTATCCTTTTTTGATTATTGCGATTATGTATTTGTAGAAGGCTATAAGCTTGAGGATATACCAAAAATTGAAGTCTATAGAAGCGAATTTAGCTATACGCCTCTTGTGCAAAGTGGTATAGAAAATGTTATACTTGTTGTAACAGATGAGCCTCAAAGACACTTTGGTGTACCAACAAGGTACATTGATGACTACAAAGGCATTGTGGAGTTTATAAAACACCACGAGCATGTATCAAAAATGAAAAAATGA